From the Trifolium pratense cultivar HEN17-A07 linkage group LG4, ARS_RC_1.1, whole genome shotgun sequence genome, the window aaggtgcttaccaaaaaaaaaaaaccaattataaaaaGGTAGATAATGAAAACTCAAAGATGTCCAAAGTGCTTTATGCATAACTCGAATTAATTATGACTTATTTATATTCTGTCCTCTAATCCTTAATCGTTGTAGCATATgttttaggaaaatgttaacatgtgcactaaagacacatgttaaggaagcgaAAGTAGAaagttgttgttgttaataGAAAGTTTaacattcaattaatttatcTTTCTAGATGTGGATGCAAATTCTGTTACAACTATGTGAAGAAATGGAAATATGGACACACATGCTGGTTGGTTTTTATTCTACTATTTAAGAAGTATATGATTGTCATGAATGACACtcggttatatatatatatggtgtatattatgagaatgacAAAAGTTATATGAGAATATGTGTCATGTGTTAATACAGGACGTGTGGCGCAGGGCGAGGATTGACAACTCTGCAATTTTTCCTAATCTCGCCAGGCTGATCGGATTGCAAATCACCCAATTTCAACATTCCTTCAACAAATGCTTTGAAAAACTCATTTTGATCAATACTAAATGACCTCACAAACCCTTGTGTTTGAGGGAATGTGAAAAGTGTTTGATCAGAATTGAGAAATCCTCTTCCACCAACCAAATCCTTGAAATATTGATTATCAAAAACCACAGGAGTTGCATCAAGGTTCCCTGTCTTATTTTGATCAACATCTAGTGGACATAGCTTGTCAAGCTCTGCTCTAAAACCGGGATCGATTGCAGGGTCAGGCTTTCCGCTTCCGGATTGATTGTATAGCCTAAACATAATCGAAAAACAACGAGCTTTTCCGATAGAGTGTGATCCTGAGAGCGCTACAAGGTCCTTCACATTGAGGTTGTATTTTTGGAAGAGATTGATGAGAGTGGTTGCATTGGATCTTGGACTTGGCATGATATCGCTTGAGTTATCTTGACTTGCTGATAAGCTGTCCAATCTTCCTAGCTTCACCTGCCAATCTGGTCCTCCTGTCTGCAAAACATCAAGGGAAATTTATGAGTACATTTGCATATGCGATCCTaattcgaatatgaattttctgccgtaaaataaatgattatgaTACCAACCAGTGCTACAGCATCTCTTGAAGCCATGATTATGATATCAGCACAAGAAACAATTCCAGGGCAAGCTTTCTCTAATGCCTCCTTAATCT encodes:
- the LOC123923788 gene encoding peroxidase 17-like; translation: MLFKPITMFMFLIFIINIVLVTSADLKPGYYSKTCPQAETIVRDVMKKSLAREPRSVASIMRFQFHDCFVNGCDGSLLLDDTPTMLGEKLALSNINSLRSFEVVDEIKEALEKACPGIVSCADIIIMASRDAVALTGGPDWQVKLGRLDSLSASQDNSSDIMPSPRSNATTLINLFQKYNLNVKDLVALSGSHSIGKARCFSIMFRLYNQSGSGKPDPAIDPGFRAELDKLCPLDVDQNKTGNLDATPVVFDNQYFKDLVGGRGFLNSDQTLFTFPQTQGFVRSFSIDQNEFFKAFVEGMLKLGDLQSDQPGEIRKNCRVVNPRPAPHVLY